Genomic window (Gasterosteus aculeatus chromosome 1, fGasAcu3.hap1.1, whole genome shotgun sequence):
TTACATGACAGTGACGCATCTAGGCGCCGGAAAAATCACCTGGAGAtctttaaaggggccaaaaagCTCAACGCTCCCCGAGAACGAATCTCCCGCCCTTCGTGCGCGTGTCTCAACCCTCGCGGtaaagaggggagaggggagaccACGATCTTTCTCACCaacagcacggggggggggggggggggggaaagaagaaCGAGTAGAAGAGCTTTTCCTCGAAGCACTTCCCGGCTCTCCTCTAAAAGAGGCGGAGAGAGCTTTTCTATGGCGGCGAGACCCGCTGTCATCGCCGCGGTTCTGCTCCGGTGGCCGTGTAAGGCCCCGACAGGTCACGGACATGGCTGTGATGAGGCGATTGTTAAGTACTACACACTGTCACAACACGCCACAATGTACCGTCTTTAAGCCTTCCGGCCGACATTGGTGTTTTTTGAAAACATTGTAGCGCCTCACAATGCCTGTCtgtatgttttaaaatgaacggagtgggagggggaaggggggggggggggtcctgttaAGCGGCTGTCAGTTTTTGatagcgtttgtgtgtgtgtgtgcgagtgtgtgtgcgtctgtgtgtgcgcgtttacgagttttcttttttatttgcattgaCTCGTGGTGAGTGTGAAGAAGTGTTTCATTGTGTCGTCTggagtgcgcgcacacacacaaacacacgcacacaaacacacacacacctgaaactGCCGGTTTCCACATGCATGGACGCATGCGTGAACTTGAGCGCGCGTGTCTGCGCGCACGCTGTCCGCGCCCGGGAATCGTTGGTTGCGCGTCCGATGACTCCCCGCGCTCCTCATTCTGGGGCTGGAAACGTTAAAACACACCTAGCTGATCCCAGCCGGCTTTTTACTGCCGCGCAGAAGTGCTGAATCGAGGCCCGGCCCGAAACCACACATTACACAACGAGTCCCATCAGCACCTTTTCACAGGCCGAGCAACCCAACACCAAAGTCTTCCCTCGGAGGCAAATTCTGCCAACTATTCCACTATTgcacaatttttttatttttttttgaggaCGAGGTCACAACAGCAGACAGTGATTCGATGGTCATTTGGGTCTCGgttgtttttaaagcagcaaTTCAGCCGAGACAGTAAAACTGGCCTCTGTCCTCTTATTCCTGACCCAGTTCTGTTTATCATAAAACTTTATGGCCAATCTCGGGAGGGTGAAGGAGTGAGAAAAAGAAGCAATGagcgagaagagagagagagagagagagagagagagagagagagagagagagagagagagaggaaaaggccTGTAACGTCTTATTGGAGGAACAGATCGGAATCCCTCTTctcatttccttctctccttctctcccgtaATTCATTTTTAACCTGTCTGTGAAGGCATTAgagcagctgcagaggacaTCTTCaacaaatattaatattaaatattaacgtttttttccccaataCAGTCAAATACAGTCTTCTCTTTGGCCACAATTCCTCACAAAGTTGCAAAGTGGAAATAGAAATGAAGAATTTAACTTATTTGGCTCTGAAACATTTTGTCACTAAATGTCCAGCTGTTTGAATCAAATGGGACTTAAGTTACAGATTCAATTGGTTCTCCAGCTTTGAATTTAGTCCTTTACAAATAGAAACAGGTAGAGAAACTCCACACGATTCAGCAGTTATTCATTATTCTTTATTATGCAAAATTATTTAAAAGGATTCagagaaaataataaactcattaaATCTTTTAACTTCATCCTGCAACCTGCTGTTTGTGTCCAACTTTAGCCTTTGACCACCGCTGCCACCCGCGCCCCTCAAACCCTCATATCCTCATTTGTTTTGCACTGAGCTGAAACCACGCAGCCGGAGCACTTCTCCCATAGATCCCACCGCGATCGCCGTGTTTTGTCGTTAAGATAATTAGGGCAATTAGGGCTGGCCACCCCTCCTCTGTGCTCCTCACTCCACCGATTCAATTGAAAGGAAAATGGATTAAAACAGTAATTAACATCCTCCAACGAGGCCCCGAAGAGCCTTTCATAAGATAGTGCAGAGGGATATGAGCGTTAATCTCCTTCGCTCTATTGATTCTCACTCCGTATTGAGTGGGATGAAGTGGTTGAGGGGCATATTAGCCAAACACTGACAGTCGTTCACGGCGCTAATACGCTGGACTGTGACTCAGTGAGAGAACGGCTTCAGGCGTATGCGGTTATGAAATAGAGTTGATTGTAAAAAGAATATTTCAGCGGTGCACATGTAGAAACTTGAAAGAACCTTGTAAATCCGACACGGATCATTTAAATGAGACGCTATATTGAGGCCTTGAGACGATCCCTGAGAAAGTCATTTGGAAAGATGCAGAGTTTCCACTTGAGGCTCATGATCGGTCGTCCATGAGATACCAGAAAAGTGTCTGCTTCTTCATGAGGTCGCTTTACCACAGCCGGCTGGATGTAAGATAAATATAGCCACGTTGGCTCCTTTGCATGCTCATCCAACTCGCTGGAACCAGCTGCACACTGTGTGCTTGTACTCTTTATTTCTATGGAAGTCACGGAAAGGTTCCGTTTGAATGCCAAGTGGCGGTGGCTGCCAAACGCGCCCGCGCGCGCTGCATGATCCTGATAGCCGCGGGACGCTTGCATCCCGAGCGAACCTGCGCCGCAATGCACCGAGGGCTTAGGTAACCCACGTGGTGGTTGTTCTCCTCCAATTTAACGAtgctttgtcatttatttttagcaGGAATTCAAGAACAGTGCAAGTTTTGATGAATTCATTGCAGTGCAGACCTTTTTGCTGAACTTTGAGACGTAGCTCGAGAtttcaagttttttttccctctgggaGCAGCAGCGAGCAGACTGGAAGTCCATTGTGGCAGGACAACAGCGTCACTGACCGGCATACCCGTCCAGTGACGCTGTGCGCGAGTGGGGAGCCGGCCGGCGGGGGCGCGCTCGGGGAAAATGTGACCGTGTTTGCTCTGCTAATGACTAATGGTGTCGAGGTAACAAAGTAGTCAGATTATAGCCTTTGATCCACTTGAAGTTGTGACCTTTGACAAGAGGGAGTGAGAGAAAAtgggaaccaaaaaaaaaagtgtgagtgGATGAGTGCACAAACATGTGGAGAAATGACACGTGGATATCGATGGAGGCAAAGTAATTGATCGGCACGTACGGAGGCAGTTGGTGAGAAGATTAGCTTCCGCCGGCTACAGCTGCGGCCCGCGCACACCACAAGTAAGGCTTTGCATTAATGGGATCTTACGGGTCTGTGTTTATTTCCAAAGGAGAAATGTTTTGAATTCTTTCTAAAATGGTTTCTTCTGTATAGTTTTTCCCTCCAGtgcgagtaaaaaaaaagaaatgggctTTATGCTGAGGCTGCTTGCTTTCTCAGTGCGAACTCAGACACCTCGGCTATCTTATCTGTAGAATGACCTGTTATTTTAAGCCACCGTTAAGCTGCTGGCcttcaccgtgtgtgtgtgtgtgtgtgtgtgtgtgtgtccacgacATGTTAAAAAATCCAACtctgcctcttttcttctcagagAATTGCGGcctcttttcccttctttttgtttgtgtgtgttttcactgtTTATCTGCCCcttaggggagggggggcggagctgTCGGGGGAATTCCCCTCGTATTCGTAATCGCCCTCCTGTGCCTGCTGGTGTgcccgaaaaaaaaaacacatcatcatGCGCAGCGAGAGAAATGGaaatagaacaaaaacaaaatgtcatcgATGAGTAAAagaaggaggtcagaggtcagaggttgcTTCTCCTTTGAAAGACTCACCTGGATCTTCGGGTCTCCCTCTCTATGCCTTTTCTTAATTCTGCTACAGTCATAGACCACCAGTCGCACTTGACCACCTCATGGAAGAACTCCTCCTCCGTATCAGTCTCTCGGAGCGGAAGCGCCGCCGACTCGCGTGTCTGTTTGAACCGTCGCTTTATTGTTTCTTAATCACAATATTTTCGTGGCCTCACAAAGGTGACGGGTCACAGGAAGGAGAGTGTCTGCGTGCTGCATCCATGTTCAGGCCCGTGCGTGTTCCCGGCGTAGTCGGAGGCTAGAGTGGGCTTTGCCGTCCGGAGCCCTCACGGTTCAGCTCCTTTTATTCTTTctaagaaacaacagggatgcTGCAAAGTTAGAGACCTGCTGAAAAgaggaaatgctgcataaaatgaaaacatttgctTTTACTTTTGCATTTAGTGGGTTGTTATGTGATTGTCTCTCCTGTTCTGGATAACGGTAATGATTCTGGTTAAGCCCTGTAATGGGAGTCAGCCGCGTTGTGCCCTCCAACCCGCCCAATAACGTTCTCGGCTGCTTGGACTTTTTCTTTCCCTGTATTTGAAGCTGACTTTCATGCTACAAAGTTACTCGGGTTTCTCTGCCCCGATGGCTCCTTATTGACATGCTAGACCTCTGCCTCGGTCAGACTGTGCTTTTTCACTCACTCCAATTCCCCCTAATGATTCTCAGTCTAGGAACATCCTGTACttgagtgagtcacgggggagCCTGTAAAAATATGGAGTGGATTTCATTTTCTGTATTATATTTTGCGGAAGTTGgaacaatcacacaaacacttacAGCATGGTTGACAGAACACATCCTGATCTTTATTGTCACCGAGATATTTATCAGAACTCTCTGCGGAGCCAGAGTGGCTTTAGGCTCGCCAGGAATTCTGTTCGTAAGCGTTGTACCTGTgacccgtagcccccccctcccactccgtGCACTTCTAATAAATCCCCCCATCATCATTGTCACGTCGACACGGCAGCGGAAGGTAATATGTTGAACCTCCAAAGCGTGCCAAAAATAACGTCCATGTTGGATTGTTTCACAGAGAAAGGCCATTGTGTGTCCATGGGAAGCACCTCGGTCCCAGGGTCTCTCAGCCCTCTGAGAGGACCGACCCCCTCACAACTCATCAGTATGTAATGTGGCTTGCACTGAAATCTGCACCTTGAGTATTTGTATAGAAATGCTTATGCTTTTAAAGTAAGTGGATTTTGGTGGACAGAAGTGGTGTTAGTTCCTAATTGAGCTTATTGTGGAAGTTCCATCCATCACTGAAACTACTCAATTAGCAGAAGGCATTTCTCATCGCTGACGTGGTTTCACAGTTGATCACTAAAAGTCAGCTCGCTCTCCACACATTCGTTTCTTGCTTACTGCATCATTTCTCAATCCAGTTTTTGTGTGAATGTATGCAGCATATTAGACGATATTATTCTACTGTAaggttttttcttccttttttcatctGACATGATGGTCAATCACAGGCTAACGGGAGCGTGTGTTTATATTCAcatttctcctgtgtgtgtgtgtgtgtgtgtgtgtgtgtgtgtgtgtgtgtgtgtgtgtgatgtgggtGTTCATACGTAATAAGCATTGTGtagcagatgtttttttgtgggTACATGTTCATTTTTGTACCAAGAGCTATACTCCAAGTGACCTCTGCTGGTTTAAAATGAGTTGCGCTGTACTGTTGGGACGACCTTTCTAATTAAACTGATACAAAAagcacaatttaaataaatctctctttttcctgtgtTGCAGATCTTCTACAAGGTCACAAGGGAGATCTTCCCCGGCGAGGAGCTGCTACTTTTCATGAAGGCTGAAGAATATTCATGTGACACCATGGCTCCTGATATCCACGGTCtgcagcgcacaaacacacatttccgtCCATCGGCACGACATGGCATTAAACGCCTCGCTCAAATGCACAATAAGCTAATGTCCCTCTCCCCCACCGTGCAGAAGAGCGGCAGTACCACTGCGAGGACTGTGACCAGCACTTTGAGTCCCGTAACCAGCTGCTGGACCACCAGAAGCAGCCGTGCGGgatgcccccctcctccttccttaaCCCAGGTGTGACTTCTTATTTTTAAGTGAGGGGGGCTATTTTCATACCACTGTAAACACTGGGTACAGAAGAGTGACAAGACGGATGTGCCGCTGAACTGGGAGAATAGGACACTAATGACGTAAGGGACTGTGGGTCCCAACCGAGTCACTGACAATGAGCTCATGCAACAATGACACAGGAAAGAGGAGTCGAACCGAACCGGCATGAATTGTGTGTTATGTCCTGTGGTGTTTTTTACGCGAGACCTCACAGTTTATGTCCTGGGGAATACATTTGTCCTACATTACTTCTCCAACACTCAAACTGTATGTTGTGATGATGAAAGTCAATGCAACTTCTATGTGACTGGACCACAGGCTGGATagtgattttattttccttttttaatgacCGCAAACACACCCCAAAACTGCTTGtatgtttacatttgaatttaacTTTAAATGCTTTAAAGATTTCCAGGAAACTAAATATTAAACCGTAATATCTATTTTCATCTGGTtgatttaaaacgttttttttgtgcCGGATAGGAGGGGACAGCGACCTGCAGGACCAGGAACCTCAAGACCTGCGACCCCTCCTCATGTCTCATGGTCTGCAAGAGTGTAAGGAGTGTGACCAGGTCTTTCCCGATGTCCAGAGGTAAGTCAGCAACTCACAACACATACATCTCATTAGGGAGATTTTTACCACTAGCTTTGGTAAAGCTGCCGctgtcagacagacagatacgTGATAGAAAAACCACTTTCTCAAAATCTGACTTTTGCACATCCGTGTCCGTGCGTCCTGCAGTCTGGAGGCCCACACTCTGTCCCACTCGGAGGAGAGGGAATACAAGTGTGACCAGTGTCCCAAGGCCTTCAACTGGAAATCCAACCTTATCCGACATCAGATGTCGCACGACAGTGGCAAGCACTATGAATGTGAAAACTGCTCAAAGGTAGAGTGATGACTTTTGGagggagatatatatataaatatatatatatatttttttaatcggAGATTTGTGTGACTGTCCTGTCCGTAGAAGCAGGTAGTGACTCCCCCGTGTGTCTGTGCGGTTCCTTCCCCCAGCAGGTGTTCACAGACCCCAGTAACCTACAGAGGCACATCCGCTCGCAGCATGTCGGGGCGCGGGCCCACGCCTGCGCCGACTGCGGCAAGACGTTCGCAACGTCCTCGGGCCTCAAGCAGCATAAGCACATCCACAGCAGTGTCAAGCCCTTCATGTGTAAGTCACTAAGACCCTACCTATGTAAGTCTCCTCAGTacgttataataataattacaataatgATACCAATATGCTTGTGACTTGCCTTTGAAAGAACAAATGGGATGTCTTTTCAAAAACACTGGTTTGTCCTTCCTCTGCTGCTAAGAGTCAATCACTGTTGATGTTCTACAGGAATTACGcgagggatatatatatatatagcagcaGTAACATTTCACACTGGTGATAACAGCATTTAAACTAGCATGCCATTTGACTCACTCCTGGTGACCCTGCCTCACCTGATGTTGACGCTAcagctttctctccctttctcacacacacacacacacactttttacttttttgcacTCACTCCTCAGCAATCGCAAGACCGAAACACATTTTGACCTTTCACATTTTCGCCACCTCAGCACGCAGATCCGATCCCCTTCCCCTAAAGCACTATGACCTTCACCCTttgccctttctctctttccctgcCCCTTCACAAATCaaccctctttctcctcctcaaacaaacacacattaacacactcacacatatgtATATGGGCCAGAGGTACCGCATCTCCCCTGCAGACCTCTGActtccctcttttctcctctctccctccgccACATGCACCATTCCTCACAAATAGCAACCACATGTAAAACCCTCTTCCCTGTGCTCCCTCTGAAAAGGAGTCCATTTGCTGTAATCAGCAGAAAATATGCAGGTTTTAAAACAACTAATGGCCTCAAACGTGACGCCCGCCTGGGAGGGACCATGGGTGCATCcgaagtgtttgtttgtgcgcgtCCACTTGTAGGGCAGTGTTGTACTGTAACATAATTCTGTTTGTATGTAAGCGCATGCATCTtgtcaagagtgtgtgtgtgtgtctcagatattttgtatgtgtatgtacagtatgtgtgtgaaGCGCTCAGGCCTGCAGGGTTAGTCCTCACATTTTAAGTAGACATGCTACCAGTCTCACTGCAAACACGTGGAGCTCAAGCTCAAACAGATCAATTGTAATCAATTGAGAAGTATTCAGATAGTTTCCAAATTTCTTAATTCGTGTTCCAAGATGCACGGCACCGCTTCTAGAGAGGAAACAACACGTGCAATATCAAAGGCATTATGCACTCTTCATTTTTATTCCTCCAGATGTTTCCAAAACTACCTTCCTACACTGATTGTATCCGCCAAAGCCAAGCCACAACTGCACTTCATTTCAATTTAGTTTCCTGGGTCCATTCATTAcaatgactctttttttttttttcatcattacatACACTCTTGGCTCGAACCTTCCCATTTGGCGTTCCTctggagtgtttatttaaaTCCGTTTCCGCAATACTTTTTCCCGCTCTTCCTTTCCATCTCCTTAAATTGCCTCTTGAGCACCTTGTGGCTGGAGGGCATCCAAAGTATGCAGAAGTGTAATCACGGTCTGCGCCGAACCACTTCCTTAGCCCCTGTTTTGAAGATCCCGTAACAATGTGAGCAAAATCAATCATCCTGCGCTGCCTCTAACTGCTTTTTGATATTGCCGGATGATCAAAGTTCTATCCAAACGTCAGCTGTAGTGTAGCTGATTTGCAAATGATCCTGAGGTGGGGGCCAACAAGGACGAACATCTTCCCCCTCTCGTAAACGGCATTCTCGACTTTTATTAGAATAGCGATAGAAAAGAGCATGGGAAAACAATCAGTACTTGGCTGCTACTATCCACTTTGTAGATTCCAAACAAATCATCCATCTGTGGTAGATAATGCTGACACACTAGTAATGACAATAGGTGATGTCAAACAGTGGGTTTTTCCTTCTCATGGCTGGGCGTTGGCACCGAATGACATGCAAGGTCAAACAGAACAACCGGCAGGCACACGGTGGTTGACTGTGGGAAGGTCACTTAGCGCAGGACAACAGGGATCGAGCTAACGGGACAAGGTGAGGGGGCTGAGGGGGTGACAGGGAGGctcgggagaggggggggaagagcGGGCAGTAGAGGACGTGGGACCTGTCCCTGGGAACCGGACTTCAGGATAGGATTCATTCAACTCTGCTTCCTTCACAAACTTAAAATAGAGCCATTGTACTGCATgcgactgagtgtgtgtgtgtgtgtgtgtgtgtgtgtatatctacgTATGTCTGTGTTATGTGAATATTTTGTGAATGTGCCTACacgtcggtgtgtgtgtgattgtttacGGACTCCCTGGGAGCGTCCCTGGGAAGACAATGGGGTTGGAGATGCCTGGGAGTTTGGTTTGATGTGTAGATGATGAGCAGCAACAACTGACTCACACCAAACAAATCTACCAAACATATTCCCTTACAATGCCAGGATCTGGACACACCTGTCCTCCTCACTTTGTTGGAAAACTGTTGTCAGAGTATTAATGGGTCCAATATGTTTTAAATCTGCCGAAGCCTCTACCAGCCGACATCTCTTAACCGAGATGTatcatgtgatgttttttttgtgtgtggatgaaggcggaggggggggggggattcggtGAGTACTAATACGTTCTCCATCCGTCTCTGTGTCCCTGCAGGCGAGGTATGCCACAAGTCCTACACCCAGTTCTCTAACTTGTGCCGCCATAAACGCATGCATGCCGACTGCCGCACGCAGATCAAGTGCAAGGATTGTGGGCAGATGTTCAGCACCACATCCTCCCTCAACAAGCACCGGCGCTTCTGTGAAGGGAAGAATCATTTCACGGCAGGGGGATTGTTTGCCCAGGGTATGCCCCTGCCTGGTGCTCCTGGCTTGGACAAATCGTCCCTGGCAATGGGCCACAGCGTTTCTGGGCTGGCTGATTACTTTGGGGCCAGTCGCCACCACAGCGGGCTTACCTTCCCTGCTGCTCCAGCGTTTCCCTTCAGCTTCCCCGGCCTCTTCCCCTCTGGACTCTACCACCGGCCCCAACTCATTCCTGCCACCTCTCCGGTCAGACAACCCACCCATGCGCCCCTCGCTGGTCCTGGTGCAGAGCTGAGTAAGAGCCCACTGCTGCCGCCGAGCCCGGGGCATCAAGAGTCCCGGGAGCTCCTCAAGGCCCTACGTAAAGATAGTGGTGCACCTGGCAACCAGATGCCAGGTTCGGAGCTCCACGCCCAGAGCTCCTCGTCGTCCGCCAAGCAGCGGAACAAGCAGAGTGACCAGTCCGAGAGCAGCGACCTGGACGATGTCAGCACGCCCAGTGGAAGCGATCTGGAGAGCACATCGGGCTCGGAGTTGGAGAGCGACATGGACAGTGAGAGGGAAAGGGGGGCTGGGCGAGAAGCTGGCAAAGGCCCCAAAAGGAAGGCCTGTGAAGGAGCCCTCCAGAGCCCCGGCCTGATAGACAGCAGTGCTGCGAAAGACTTTCCGGGCCCAGCCCTCATACCATCCTCGCTGGACGAGCACACGGCCGTAACAGGGGCCGTCAATGACTCTATTAAGGCCATCGCCTCCATTGCTGAGAAGTACTTTGGCTCCACGGGGCTGGCTggcctgcaggagaagaaggtcGGGTCTCTGCCCTACCCCTCCATGTTCCCACTGCCTTTCTTCCCAGCTTTCTCTCCTCCAGTTTACCCGTTTCCAGACAGAGACGTCCGACCTCCAGCCCCGAAGGGCGAGCCGCAGTCCCCGGCAGACGACTGCAAGAAGGCACAGGGCAAATCTTCATCCCACTCGCCATTTGACCTCACTACTAAGCGGAAGATGGAGAAGTCCGCCACATTTGCCCCCTCCAAACCAggcacctcccactccatcggTCAGGATCAGCCGCTAGACCTGAGCCTGGGGACCAGAGGCCGCGTAGGCAatgcaagagaggaggagaccaagAACAACCTGGGCTatgaggaggagaaagcagTGGCGGAGATCCCGAAAGCGGACACCTCTTTACAGCATGCCAGGCCCATGCCTTTCTTCATGGACCCAATCTACAGGTATCGTTATTCCCAGTAGCATACGTAGCCAGGATTTAAGTCACCAGCCTACTTGGAGTGCTTTTGCACATTGTGTTATATCCAAAAACTATTTTGGTGTTAGTTCCTGTCATTTTATTGGTATTTGCATAATTGTAATTGTAGTACTggatttaaatgtgtaaatattttttgcTGTACATGCGTTAAGAGAAATCTATTATTAGCAGGGTTGAGAAGAGGAGAATGAGCGATCCGTTTGAGACTCTGAAAGACAAGTACATGCGGCCAACTCCGGGCTTCCTCTTCCACCCACAGGTAAGTTCTGACTGGGGCATCAGAGAGAAGTGGGGATACTTTGGAGCACTGGGAAGGAATTCAATAACATGGCAAGCACCTTGTCCGGACAAACTCACACCTTTTTCCCAGTGCGActgtacacttttatttattttatttacatatttgatttGAGGGTTGATTTTAGATGCTTTGGTTGACTCTGGATTGATTAAATAGTCAACATATTTCCCAATCCGTCCGTGTTGCTCTTGTGCAGTTTGAATTAGAGATAATTGTGATGTCATCTTACAAGTTCAATGGTAGGTTCCCGTATCCACAGATGTTACAGCAGCTTGGCTTTAAAACAGTGTAGATATTTTTACGACTCTTTCTATAAGGACCTCTAATTAAGAATGATTGTCCCAAGCTGACCAAAGGGGATTAATAAGGCTCCAGCCTTATCCAAACTGCTGCCTGTTAAGCCCGTTGTTGGCTATCTGAAACAGATGTGGCAGCGAGAAAGGGCACACTCTGACACGTCCGCCCATAACATGTCTTTGACTGCGATATAAAAAATGATATGCTCTTAAAGCAAAGATTTCTGCCCTGGGGTTTTCTGTGCCAGTGTTTCCAATGCGAGACTCAaattatgtgtgtgcgcgtgttcacGCCGGTGTATTTCTTCGTGTGTCTATGACATGTTGCACTGACGTTCATTTGTTCAATCTGCACCCGCGGGTGAGAACGGTCCGTCGGAAAGTGAAAACACCACTTTCTCAggcatttgattttttttttctcctttttttctggcTGTTTCACGTCTGGTTTTTACAGGCTGTTTCATTTGTGTGATTTATGTCCCCTGTCCAGAGTGCTGCATGGGCCCAGCCTGCAGCAGCCACATGGGCGTCCCGCACGCCTTAATGAGGTGTCCTATCAGTAGAAACACTAACAGAGTGCTTAGGCCATCTTTATGACTTTATGATGTCTGGACACACAAATCATTCCCAGAAACTCTAGACCGGGTCGGTCTAACCCAGACCAGGCCAGGGGCCCTTC
Coding sequences:
- the mecom gene encoding MDS1 and EVI1 complex locus protein EVI1 isoform X1, translated to MCEGVQTDNAGEIARLDLETRRKKDREKTKKDENKTTTTKKTSKKKIQTNLLRETGTMRSKGRARKLATSDCDDDFALYPSDILDDVCGSDVDPAPSSALAEYPPSPLLSEDEASPQHPLSFQHPGIFSPQEELTTPLDFELRESAVAGGGLGIWSRRRVNVGERFGPYEGEHTPRLRDPTQGWEILDRSGHVKFCVDASKPDIGSWLKHIQFAPAAKQHNLTVCQIGDQIFYKVTREIFPGEELLLFMKAEEYSCDTMAPDIHEERQYHCEDCDQHFESRNQLLDHQKQPCGMPPSSFLNPGGDSDLQDQEPQDLRPLLMSHGLQECKECDQVFPDVQSLEAHTLSHSEEREYKCDQCPKAFNWKSNLIRHQMSHDSGKHYECENCSKQVFTDPSNLQRHIRSQHVGARAHACADCGKTFATSSGLKQHKHIHSSVKPFMCKSLRPYLCEVCHKSYTQFSNLCRHKRMHADCRTQIKCKDCGQMFSTTSSLNKHRRFCEGKNHFTAGGLFAQGMPLPGAPGLDKSSLAMGHSVSGLADYFGASRHHSGLTFPAAPAFPFSFPGLFPSGLYHRPQLIPATSPVRQPTHAPLAGPGAELSKSPLLPPSPGHQESRELLKALRKDSGAPGNQMPGSELHAQSSSSSAKQRNKQSDQSESSDLDDVSTPSGSDLESTSGSELESDMDSERERGAGREAGKGPKRKACEGALQSPGLIDSSAAKDFPGPALIPSSLDEHTAVTGAVNDSIKAIASIAEKYFGSTGLAGLQEKKVGSLPYPSMFPLPFFPAFSPPVYPFPDRDVRPPAPKGEPQSPADDCKKAQGKSSSHSPFDLTTKRKMEKSATFAPSKPGTSHSIGQDQPLDLSLGTRGRVGNAREEETKNNLGYEEEKAVAEIPKADTSLQHARPMPFFMDPIYSRVEKRRMSDPFETLKDKYMRPTPGFLFHPQFRLPDQRTWMSAIENMAEKLETFGSLKPESGDLLRSVPSMFDFRAPPSALPETLLRKGKERYTCRYCGKIFPRSANLTRHLRTHTGEQPYRCKYCDRSFSISSNLQRHIRNIHNKEKPFKCHLCDRCFGQQTNLDRHLKKHENGNLSGTAMSSPQSELDSGSAILDDKEDSYFNEIRNFISNTGQNQASPDPSEEGLNCGPFEEEKPLMASHGSHDLEDEEAEEPAADEDEGVEPSLATVKQEDKVLPGGLGDDIVQDEMDFNLNCKTSSRRYKEEESGYSALDHIRHFSDMRKLEESEQSEGDEDDGSFGSPSLTDAVKQPLFRKSKSQAYAMMLSLAEKDSLHPASHTPSTMWHSLARAAAESSAIQSLSHV
- the mecom gene encoding MDS1 and EVI1 complex locus protein EVI1 isoform X8, whose amino-acid sequence is MCEGVQTDNAGEIARLDLETRRKKDREKTKKDENKTTTTKKTSKKKIQTNLLRETGTMRSKGRARKLATSDCDDDFALYPSDILDDVCGSDVDPAPSSALAEYPPSPLLSEDEASPQHPLSFQHPGIFSPQEELTTPLDFELRESAVAGGGLGIWSRRRVNVGERFGPYEGEHTPRLRDPTQGWEILDRSGHVKFCVDASKPDIGSWLKHIQFAPAAKQHNLTVCQIGDQIFYKVTREIFPGEELLLFMKAEEYSCDTMAPDIHEERQYHCEDCDQHFESRNQLLDHQKQPCGMPPSSFLNPGGDSDLQDQEPQDLRPLLMSHGLQECKECDQVFPDVQSLEAHTLSHSEEREYKCDQCPKAFNWKSNLIRHQMSHDSGKHYECENCSKQVFTDPSNLQRHIRSQHVGARAHACADCGKTFATSSGLKQHKHIHSSVKPFMCKSLRPYLCEVCHKSYTQFSNLCRHKRMHADCRTQIKCKDCGQMFSTTSSLNKHRRFCEGKNHFTAGGLFAQGMPLPGAPGLDKSSLAMGHSVSGLADYFGASRHHSGLTFPAAPAFPFSFPGLFPSGLYHRPQLIPATSPVRQPTHAPLAGPGAELSKSPLLPPSPGHQESRELLKALRKDSGAPGNQMPGSELHAQSSSSSAKQRNKQSDQSESSDLDDVSTPSGSDLESTSGSELESDMDSERERGAGREAGKGPKRKACEGALQSPGLIDSSAAKDFPGPALIPSSLDEHTAVTGAVNDSIKAIASIAEKYFGSTGLAGLQEKKVGSLPYPSMFPLPFFPAFSPPVYPFPDRDVRPPAPKGEPQSPADDCKKAQGKSSSHSPFDLTTKRKMEKSATFAPSKPGTSHSIGQDQPLDLSLGTRGRVGNAREEETKNNLGYEEEKAVAEIPKADTSLQHARPMPFFMDPIYRVEKRRMSDPFETLKDKYMRPTPGFLFHPQMSAIENMAEKLETFGSLKPESGDLLRSVPSMFDFRAPPSALPETLLRKGKERYTCRYCGKIFPRSANLTRHLRTHTGEQPYRCKYCDRSFSISSNLQRHIRNIHNKEKPFKCHLCDRCFGQQTNLDRHLKKHENGNLSGTAMSSPQSELDSGSAILDDKEDSYFNEIRNFISNTGQNQASPDPSEEGLNCGPFEEEKPLMASHGSHDLEDEEAEEPAADEDEGVEPSLATVKQEDKVLPGGLGDDIVQDEMDFNLNCKTSSRRYKEEESGYSALDHIRHFSDMRKLEESEQSEGDEDDGSFGSPSLTDAVKQPLFRKSKSQAYAMMLSLAEKDSLHPASHTPSTMWHSLARAAAESSAIQSLSHV